The following nucleotide sequence is from Aedes aegypti strain LVP_AGWG chromosome 3, AaegL5.0 Primary Assembly, whole genome shotgun sequence.
agttgctattggGGTTcaatgttcatatagagacttttatgcctttatttttcaatatgggactgcaccaacttcatatttttccacaacattttcaaacaaagtgtataaattttcatatgccTAGTGAAGTACATATTAAAACATtaatgttgcgatgaaaaaggtgttggttcgaaaatcaatatgggacagttatgcttttatgggcagcgtatgtccgtagcgagtcaccggcttAAGACGTCGGGGCActcagtgaaccggaagccatccttcaagcggaatcgctggatcgacctCGGAATTTCACCGGTCAGCAGCAGTGAAGCGAGAATAAACGCGTAACGTTaacggtttcgggagatattcctacGTCGGGAACTCTCCCCTGGAGttgctagctccaccgtcggggagtATGCCGAGGAGCGATCGTGACAACCACCAGTGAACCGTAAGCTACCCAACAACCGTCGCTGGACCGACTTCATCATCCAACTGGTCCAACCTGGAGAGCTCGAGAATCAGCGGATTAGCAGCAGGCGCAAAAGttgcgcagggctctggcgaCATGCCAGCCCCCAAACACTGCGCAgcagagcaacgaagcgtagcAATCACAGAAGCGGCAGTAGAAACATGACTCTGGCGATTGCAGTACGAAGAGACCAAAGGAAGTACAGGAGTGCAAGATGCACGTGAGTCACACGCAGAAAGTGACGCAAGGAGCAGTGCAGCGGTTAGCACAATAGCCTCCCCCATGAAGTAGTGCCAAGAGGCAGTTCCGGGGGGAATGGCTCGTGGGCGAAGGTGAATTTAGTCGGTATGGATTCGAGTCCGACACTCTGGCGCACGATGGACGAATTCGAACGTCAAACGCTGGGTTAGTTCGTAAATAAATGTCGGATCAAAAGTCAGTTTTCCAaacgatctttatacccttctcatcgttgtaagaagggtaaaaagaggaattttagagaattttggaaaaatcgatttttatctgttaggattcattcacaaattttataacgctATAAATGTccatttttgatacccacccacccccttgtaacgcattttgtatgaatattttcgaattttgtatgagctgtaacatcttaaggacacccacccaccccctttagcgttatgaaatttatgaacaagccctcaattgatgaaaaaaagagcttaaattggattaaaaatagctgaaaaattaatcaaaatgtaaaaagttgaatattttaaaataaatttgttattttttccagtattttacaaaattcttccattgatatctctgtaactagtaatccgattttaatgaaaatttgaagggttATGAATGAAaatcagagctttcattagccgataaaagagcACCGAGGCAtcgcaaaattgaacatatttatagttcaatggagaaaatttcaacttggtTGCTTGAAAGGGATCAAAACTAGAGCAtaccaaagttgagcattttttatgaaaatcgacatgcgctgctatggggctctgcaccaAAATCAATCCCTCTCTTTTACTCTCCCATAAAATTAGTAAACGTaaccagtaaacgtcaaaatcccacacaaaatcaaaacagtgcagagccccattattcagaacagcactgcaCGTGCGTGAAAATGGTACAAAGCCTAAGTAGAAATCTTCTAAGGTGTCTGTTACTCCGACATTCTTGCCTGTACAGCTCTTGGACCGATGAGGCGGACATCTGTCATCGTTTAATTTGAGGTTTTCCTTTGGACTCGCGTTCGTTTCGTTTCCCTCGATGATTGTTTACCAAAAGAGTTCGAGTAACGATTCTGGGTGCAATCCAAATTGCGCGCGCGGTTTCCCTAATCTTTACACCGTTTCGAGGAGATTCTTTTGCCAAGGATGGATATTAATAACAGTTCACCTGCAACTCATTCCATATCGTTCCCGGATAAGATTGTAGCGTTCGAGCTTTCCAGCTACGAGTGGTCTCAAAATCTGCTTTGCGTCGCGCTAGCCGACAAGTTGATTCTGGGAGTCGTTCGTTTTCCGGTAAAGCATTCTGGTGAGTAAACTGTGTCCTCAACTAATGAGGTGTTGTTATAACTTGCAGGAGGAAAGCGAGGCCGAGTGTTTCGAGTGGAATCAGATTAAGGAAATACACCATGAAAGCCGTTGCCACGCGGTAGCTTTCGCGCCGGAAACGTCCCTGGCCGTGCTTCCGAAGGTGGTCATAATTTGTACGGCGGGTGCCGATTTCAATCTTCGGATATTCAACAGTGACCTGGAGGACAACAACACGGTTCAGATACTGCAAGGACATCGCAGCTATATCAATCAGGTCAGCTGGGATCCGGACGGGGATTATCTGGCCTCATGTGGCGATGACCATATGTGCATTCTGTGGAAGATCAAGGAGGACTACACCAAGGGATCGACGTTCTTCTTCGGGTCGGCTGTGGTTTCGGCCAAGTGGCATCCGGATGAACCTGGAAAGGTACTGATTGCGGAGAAGAGCGGAATCGTACATCTGTACAATGTTGAATCGAAAGTGGCGATTTTGTCGGTGGAGAGCAACAAAAATCCGCTGAACTATGCCGATTGGAGTTTGCACAATTCGGCATTTGTGGTTGCCCTGGCCGGGGGCGAGCTGGTCTTTTGGGATTTGAAGAAACCCAGCAGACCGATAGAGAACAAGAGGATTCACGAGGACTGTGGACACATTGTGAAGTTCGCCCCTCATTCGGAGACGATTGTGGCCAGCGTGGGCAGACCGAGGACCACGCTTAAGGTGATTCACGCCAAGAATCAGGTTCCGCAAATCGAAGCCCGGTTGCTGTTGTATGGAGGACTTTGCTGGCATTATCAACTGCCATATGTGGTGGCTGGACAGGACAGAAAGTTGTgcttctggaagatttcctcaTAAATGTTTCGCTAGCTGAATAAATTGATGTTTGCAAGATACAAAATGTTTTCGTTTATAACGGTGGTTGGTCCCTAATGATGAATCGTAAGGTAGGATGGGGTAAGATGGCCCCTGGTGGCCATTTTGAGACTGATTGAATGGATTTTAATCAAATAACGCCATACACTGTTGAACTGAGGTTCATCAAACTACTATCCTAAGGCTTTCAGGTTTAGAGCTAagtatgttgcaatttctgagcacccatccaaatatgggaaataatcaaaaatcaaaatcaaatgcatcaaattaagtaatatttatgaatttcccttgatggatgagtagaagaatcattctatgtcgaaaaatgtgacaaaactctttaaatgtttttcattttctcGCATTTTAGCGCACTAATCAATTTCGctattatggtaataagcacttggtccactctgactgcatacttt
It contains:
- the LOC5571924 gene encoding nucleoporin Nup37 produces the protein MDINNSSPATHSISFPDKIVAFELSSYEWSQNLLCVALADKLILGVVRFPEESEAECFEWNQIKEIHHESRCHAVAFAPETSLAVLPKVVIICTAGADFNLRIFNSDLEDNNTVQILQGHRSYINQVSWDPDGDYLASCGDDHMCILWKIKEDYTKGSTFFFGSAVVSAKWHPDEPGKVLIAEKSGIVHLYNVESKVAILSVESNKNPLNYADWSLHNSAFVVALAGGELVFWDLKKPSRPIENKRIHEDCGHIVKFAPHSETIVASVGRPRTTLKVIHAKNQVPQIEARLLLYGGLCWHYQLPYVVAGQDRKLCFWKISS